A part of Tiliqua scincoides isolate rTilSci1 chromosome 13, rTilSci1.hap2, whole genome shotgun sequence genomic DNA contains:
- the LOC136663632 gene encoding zinc finger protein 420-like isoform X1: MSLEELAVSFSEEEWAHLDPDQKTSPQEVMETNVGGVTSLDDGGETEDVKEEHGALERAQHTEGGQQRTEAEEEGESQCFPSQHKYSPAPQRTQTEEKPYGCSECGMSFNHRRNLSKHQRTHTGEKWYECLECGKSFSRSGSLTVHHRTHTGEKPYKCPECGKAFSTCGALTVHQRFHTGEKPYECPECGKSFSRQGDLTAHQRTHTGEKPYECLECGKSFSQSGSLTLHQQTHSGEKPYECIECERRFSQHHHLRLHERTHTGEKPYECSVCRRSFSAHGALTRHQRTHTGEKPYKCCECGKSFSQSGNLRLHQRTHTGEKPYKCPVCGKVFSTCGALTEHHRFHTGEKHYECAECGTSFIRQGDLTKHQRNHTGEKPYECLECGKSFSRTGSLTLHQRIHTGEKPYKCWECGKSFSRGGSLTLHQRIHTGEKPYKCCECGKSFSGSGDLTKHHQTHTGEKPYKCLECGKSFRRQDHLTTHERTHTGEKPYKCPVCGKVFNTCEALTEHHRFHTGEKYYECAECGTSFIRQGDLTKHQRTHTGEKPYECLECGKSFRQSGSLTLHQRIHTGEKLYECLECGKSFRRQDHLTAHERTHTGEKPYECLECGKSFSGCRDLTKHHRTHTGEKPYKCLECGKSFRRQDHLAAHERTHTGEKPYECLECRKSFSRSGSLTLHQRIHTGQKLYKCPECGKSFMQQGYLTKHQRTHTRVEPYKC; encoded by the coding sequence ATGATGGGGGGGAAACTGAGGATGTGAAAGAAGAACATGGAGCATTGGAAAGAGCCCAGCATACGGAAGGAGGACAGCAGAGaacagaagcagaggaggaaggggagtcTCAGTGTTTTCCTTCTCAGCATAAATACTCCCCGGCACCTCAGAGAACTCAAACAGAGGAGAAGCCGTATGGATGCTCAGAATGTGGAATGAGCTTCAATCACAGACGAAACCTGAGCaaacatcaacgaactcacacaggggagaagtggtatgaatgcttggagtgtggaaagagcttcagtcggagtgGAAGTCTCACTGTACATCatagaactcacacaggggagaagccctataaatgcCCAGAGTGTGGTAAGGCCTTCAGTACATGTGGAGCCCTCACTGTACATCAAAGatttcacacaggggagaagccttatgaatgcccagagtgtggaaagagcttcagtcgacAGGGagacctcactgcacatcaacgaactcacacaggggagaagccatatgaatgcttggagtgtggaaagagcttcagtcagagtggaaGTCTCACTTTACATCAACAAACTCActcaggggagaagccctatgaatgcATAGAGTGTGAAAGGAGATTCAGTCAGCATCACCACCTCCGTCTACAtgaacgaactcacacaggggagaagccatatgaaTGCTCAGTGTGTAGAAGGAGCTTCAGTGCGCACGGAGCCCTCACAAGACATCAACGGACtcatacaggggagaagccatataaatgctgcgagtgtggaaagagcttcagtcagagcggAAATCTCCGTctacatcaacgaactcacacaggggagaagccgtatAAATGCCCAGTGTGTGGTAAGGTCTTCAGTACATGTGGAGCCCTCACTGAACATCATAGatttcacacaggggagaagcacTATGAATGCGCAGAGTGTGGAACGAGCTTCATTCGACAGGGAGACCTCACTAAACATCAACGaaatcacacaggggagaagccatatgaatgcttggagtgtggaaagagcttcagtcggactGGAAGTCTCACtttacatcagagaattcacacaggagagaagccatataaatgctgggagtgtggaaagagcttcagtcggggCGGAAGTCTCACtttacatcagagaattcacacaggagagaaaccatataaatgctgtgagtgtggaaagagcttcagtgggtCCGGAGACCTCACTAAACATCAtcaaactcacacaggggagaagccgtataaatgcttggagtgtggaaagagtttcagacgGCAGGATCATCTTACAACACAtgaacgaactcacacaggggagaagccgtatAAATGCCCAGTGTGTGGTAAGGTCTTCAATACATGTGAAGCCCTCACTGAGCATCATAGatttcacacaggggagaagtaCTATGAATGCGCAGAGTGTGGAACGAGCTTCATTCGACAGGGAGACCTCACTaaacatcaacgaactcacacaggggagaagccgtatgaatgcttggagtgtggaaagagcttcaggcagagtgGAAGTCTCACTTTACATCAGAGAATTCATACAGGAGAGAAGCtgtatgaatgcttggagtgtggaaagagcttcagacggCAGGATCATCTTACAGCACAtgaacgaactcacacaggggagaagccgtatgaatgcttggagtgtggaaagagcttcagtgggtGCAGAGACCTCACTAAACATCatcgaactcacacaggggagaagccgtataaatgcttggagtgtggaaagagcttcagacggCAGGATCATCTTGCAGCACAtgaacgaactcacacaggggagaagccctatgaatgcttggagtgtagaaagagcttcagtcgcaGTGGAAGTCTCACtttacatcagagaattcacacaggtcAAAAGCTGTATAAATgcccagagtgtggaaagagcttcatgcAGCAGGGATACCTCACTAAACATCAGCGAACTCACACCAGAGTGGAACCATATAAATGCTAG